The Penicillium oxalicum strain HP7-1 chromosome VI, whole genome shotgun sequence genome window below encodes:
- a CDS encoding Tethering factor for nuclear proteasome sts1 — translation MNSLVATPPLPPHFYENPRFSPSRIMSTPSSSYTSRKRKADDDSHDHDGRMSASPTNSPAFTPRQLPSFRNIKRSRPNVSGRPLSLPRLLETLDTDALRTVLRTMCERHPQLTDEVAHTSPRPSVSSTLQVLRNYQAALQSSFPLGGNTESDYAYNRVRQPLTNLLEALSDFTPTFLPPNETQPSVSLSYLDGATDIIHALPRWSSPQNNIERDSAYDEICKAWILVIREAAKRGGGIQLQYGGWDQKLAKHNHNSEGKMQAAVNELGLSLGWMNGPDSPAHHGSGGANSEMGSIRDQLLSGTYGLGAPVKVGPW, via the exons ATGAACAGTCTGGTGGCCAcgcctcctctccctcctcactTCTATGAGAACCCTCGATTCTCGCCCTCTCGTATAA TGTCTaccccatcttcctcctaCACCAGCCGAAAGCGGAAAGCCGACGACGACAGTCATGATCACGATGGACGCATGTCCGCCTCACCTACCAACTCGCCCGCCTTCACGCCTCGTCAGCTTCCCTCGTTCCGTAACATCAAGCGATCCCGACCCAACGTCTCTGGCAGACCGCTCTCTTTGCCTCGACTTTTAGAGACTCTTGATACCGACGCCTTGCGGACAGTCTTGCGGACCATGTGCGAACGCCACCCTCAACTTACCGATGAGGTCGCCCACACCTCTCCTCGACCTAGTGTCTCTTCCACCCTCCAGGTCTTGCGAAACTATCAAGCGGCGCTACAGTCCTCCTTTCCTCTGGGTGGTAACACTGAGTCTGACTATGCCTATAATCGAGTTCGGCAGCCGCTCACAAACCTCCTGGAAGCCTTGAGCGACTTCACACCCACATTCTTACCGCCCAACGAAACACAACCCTCTGTCTCCCTGAGCTACTTGGATGGGGCGACTGATATCATCCATGCTCTTCCTCGCTGGAGCTCGCCGCAAAACAATATAGAACGTGATTCCGCATACGATGAGATTTGCAAGGCCTGGATCCTGGTGATCCGTGAGGCTGCCAAACGAGGTGGTGGTATTCAACTGCAGTACGGCGGCTGGGACCAAAAACTAGCCAAACACAACCACAATTCTGAAGGGAAGATGCAGGCAGCGGTTAACGAACTCGGACTGAGTCTCGGATGGATGAACGGGCCGGACTCCCCGGCACATCATGGATCCGGGGGTGCCAACAGTGAAATGGGATCTATTCGCGACCAACTTTTATCTGGAACATATGGCCTGGGCGCACCTGTCAAAGTTGGCCCATGGTGA